In Gordonia iterans, the following proteins share a genomic window:
- the metH gene encoding methionine synthase, translating to MPITPPDASQYDTTFLEAMSRRVLIGDGAMGTMLQAADLTVDGDFLGLEGCNEILNETRPDVLADIHRSYFAAGADAVETNTFGCNLSNLGDYDIADRIQELAYKGTAIARGVADELGPSADGTARFVLGSIGPGTKLPSLGHTTFAVIRDAYVECVLGMLEGGADAILIETCQDLLQLKAAVVAARRAMEQTGRHLPIITHVTVETTGTMLVGSEIGAALTAIEPLGVDVIGLNCATGPAEMSEHLRYLSKHARLPVSVMPNAGLPVLGPNGAEYPLTPPEMADALSGFVAEFGLQFVGGCCGSTPEHIRQVAEAVRRVTPAERTPDHESETSSLYTAVPFDQDASFLVIAERTNSNGSKAFREAMIAEDYQTCLEIAKEQTRDGAHMLDLNVDYVGRDGAADMTALAGRLATASTLPIMIDSTEPDVIRAGLEHLGGRCAVNSVNYEDGDGPDSRFVRIMEHVSEHGAAVVALTIDEEGQARTADHKVAIAERLITDLVGNWGLEQEDIIIDALTFPISTGQEEVRRDGIETIEAIRRLHEKYPQIHFTLGISNISFGLNPAARQVLNSVFLHECVQAGLDTAIVHASKILPMARIPDEQREVALDLVYDRRREGYDPLQRLMELFEGVSAASARESRAAELAAMPLFERLQARIVDGERNGLIDDLDAARAEVPPLEIINDHLLAGMKTVGELFGSGQMQLPFVLQSAEVMKAAVAHLEQFMEATGEDGKGRIVLATVKGDVHDIGKNLVDIILSNNGYDVVNIGIKQPIATILSVAEEHNADVIGMSGLLVKSTVVMKENLEEMNARGKSEFPVLLGGAALTRTYVESDLADIYEGDVRYARDAFEGLSLMDELMALKRGEGPDPDSEEARAAAAKVAERKARRERSKRIAEKRKAAEAPVEVPARSDVADDNETPTPPFWGTRIVKGIPIADYSTLLDERALFLGQWGLRGTRGDGGPDYDELVETEGRPRLRYWLDRLATAGILAHAAVVYGYFPAVSEGDVVHVLTEPRPDAPVRYSFEFPRQQRPRFLCIADFVKSRERALAEGTVDVLPFQLVTMGQPIADFANELFAANSYRDYLEVHGIGVQLTEALAEYWHQRVRSELKFVGGSAADDDPDAAQGFFDLEYRGARYSFGYGACPNLEDRAKMIDLLEPGRIGVELSEELQLHPEQSTDAFVLHHPDAKYFNT from the coding sequence ATGCCGATCACCCCTCCTGACGCCTCGCAGTACGACACGACCTTCCTCGAGGCGATGTCGCGACGCGTATTGATCGGCGACGGAGCCATGGGAACCATGCTCCAGGCGGCCGACCTGACCGTCGACGGCGACTTCCTGGGTCTCGAGGGCTGCAACGAGATCCTGAACGAGACCCGACCCGACGTGCTGGCCGACATTCACCGAAGCTACTTCGCCGCGGGCGCCGATGCGGTCGAAACGAACACCTTCGGCTGCAACCTCTCGAACCTCGGCGACTACGACATCGCCGACCGGATTCAGGAACTTGCCTACAAGGGCACCGCGATCGCGCGGGGCGTGGCCGACGAACTGGGACCGTCCGCCGACGGCACCGCGCGCTTCGTGCTGGGCTCGATCGGGCCGGGCACCAAGCTCCCCAGTCTCGGGCACACCACGTTCGCGGTGATCCGCGACGCCTACGTCGAATGCGTCCTCGGGATGCTCGAGGGCGGTGCCGACGCCATCCTGATCGAGACCTGCCAGGACCTGCTGCAGCTCAAGGCCGCGGTCGTCGCGGCCCGCCGCGCCATGGAGCAGACCGGTCGGCACCTGCCGATCATCACTCACGTCACGGTGGAAACCACCGGCACCATGCTGGTGGGTTCGGAGATCGGCGCCGCGCTGACGGCGATCGAGCCGCTCGGCGTGGACGTGATCGGCCTCAACTGCGCGACCGGTCCGGCGGAGATGAGCGAGCACCTGCGCTACCTGTCCAAGCACGCGCGGCTGCCGGTCTCGGTGATGCCGAACGCCGGGCTGCCTGTGCTCGGGCCCAACGGTGCGGAGTACCCGCTGACTCCGCCGGAGATGGCCGACGCGCTGTCCGGGTTCGTCGCCGAATTCGGCCTGCAGTTCGTCGGCGGCTGCTGCGGCAGCACGCCCGAGCACATCCGTCAGGTGGCCGAGGCCGTCAGGCGGGTCACCCCGGCCGAGCGCACCCCGGACCACGAGTCGGAGACGTCGTCGCTGTACACCGCGGTGCCCTTCGACCAGGACGCCAGCTTCCTGGTGATCGCCGAGCGCACCAACTCCAACGGTTCCAAGGCGTTCCGGGAGGCGATGATCGCCGAGGACTACCAGACCTGCCTGGAGATCGCCAAGGAGCAGACGCGCGACGGCGCGCACATGCTCGATCTGAACGTCGACTACGTCGGCCGGGACGGGGCCGCCGACATGACGGCACTGGCCGGCCGGCTCGCCACCGCGTCCACACTGCCGATCATGATCGACTCCACCGAGCCGGACGTGATCCGCGCCGGGCTGGAGCATCTGGGCGGACGGTGCGCGGTGAACTCGGTGAACTACGAGGACGGCGACGGACCGGATTCGCGCTTCGTGCGGATAATGGAGCACGTCAGCGAGCACGGTGCGGCCGTGGTCGCTCTGACGATCGACGAGGAAGGGCAGGCACGCACCGCCGATCACAAGGTCGCGATCGCCGAGCGCCTGATCACCGACCTCGTCGGGAACTGGGGGCTGGAGCAGGAGGACATCATCATCGATGCCCTCACGTTCCCGATCTCCACCGGTCAGGAGGAGGTCCGGCGCGACGGCATCGAGACCATCGAGGCGATCCGCCGTCTGCACGAGAAGTATCCGCAGATCCACTTCACCCTGGGCATCTCGAACATCTCGTTCGGCCTGAACCCGGCTGCCCGGCAGGTGCTGAACTCGGTCTTCCTGCACGAGTGCGTGCAGGCCGGATTGGACACGGCGATCGTGCACGCATCCAAGATCCTGCCGATGGCGCGGATCCCGGACGAGCAGCGCGAGGTGGCCCTGGACCTGGTGTACGACCGCCGCCGCGAAGGCTACGACCCGCTGCAGCGCCTGATGGAGCTCTTCGAGGGCGTCTCGGCGGCGTCTGCACGCGAATCGCGCGCGGCCGAACTGGCGGCGATGCCGCTGTTCGAGCGGCTGCAGGCCCGCATCGTCGACGGCGAACGCAACGGTCTGATCGACGATCTCGACGCTGCGCGCGCCGAGGTCCCGCCGCTGGAGATCATCAACGACCACCTGCTGGCCGGCATGAAGACCGTCGGCGAACTCTTCGGATCGGGGCAGATGCAGCTGCCGTTCGTGTTGCAGTCCGCCGAGGTGATGAAGGCGGCCGTGGCGCACCTGGAGCAGTTCATGGAGGCCACCGGCGAGGACGGCAAGGGCAGGATCGTGCTCGCCACGGTCAAGGGCGACGTGCACGACATCGGCAAGAACCTGGTGGACATCATCCTGTCTAACAACGGCTACGACGTCGTCAACATCGGCATCAAACAGCCGATCGCCACCATCCTGTCGGTGGCCGAGGAGCACAACGCCGACGTGATCGGCATGTCCGGCCTGCTGGTGAAGTCGACGGTGGTGATGAAGGAGAACCTCGAGGAGATGAATGCGCGGGGCAAGAGCGAGTTCCCCGTGCTCCTCGGCGGCGCCGCGTTGACCCGGACCTACGTCGAGAGCGACCTCGCCGACATCTACGAGGGCGACGTCCGCTACGCGCGCGACGCGTTCGAAGGACTCTCGCTGATGGACGAGCTGATGGCGCTCAAACGCGGCGAGGGGCCCGACCCGGACAGCGAGGAGGCCAGGGCGGCCGCCGCGAAGGTGGCCGAGCGCAAGGCCCGGCGCGAACGGTCCAAGCGCATCGCCGAGAAGCGGAAGGCGGCCGAGGCCCCTGTCGAGGTGCCCGCGCGCTCGGACGTGGCCGACGACAACGAGACGCCCACCCCGCCGTTCTGGGGGACCCGGATCGTCAAGGGCATCCCGATCGCCGACTATTCGACACTGCTCGACGAGCGGGCGCTGTTCCTGGGCCAGTGGGGCCTGCGCGGCACTCGCGGGGACGGCGGCCCCGACTACGACGAACTGGTCGAGACCGAGGGCCGCCCGCGGCTGCGCTACTGGCTGGACCGGCTCGCGACAGCGGGGATCCTGGCGCACGCCGCCGTCGTGTACGGGTACTTCCCGGCGGTCAGCGAAGGCGACGTGGTCCACGTCCTCACCGAGCCGCGACCCGACGCGCCGGTGCGGTACAGCTTCGAGTTCCCGCGCCAACAGCGGCCGCGGTTCCTCTGCATCGCCGACTTCGTCAAGTCCCGCGAGCGGGCCCTCGCCGAGGGCACGGTCGACGTGCTGCCGTTCCAGCTGGTCACCATGGGGCAGCCGATCGCGGATTTCGCGAACGAGCTGTTCGCGGCGAACTCGTATCGTGACTACCTGGAGGTGCACGGCATCGGCGTGCAGCTCACCGAGGCACTGGCCGAGTACTGGCACCAGCGGGTGCGCAGCGAACTGAAGTTCGTCGGCGGCAGCGCGGCCGACGACGACCCAGACGCCGCTCAGGGCTTCTTCGATCTGGAGTACCGCGGTGCGCGCTACTCGTTCGGCTACGGCGCATGCCCGAACTTGGAGGACCGAGCCAAGATGATCGATCTCCTGGAGCCCGGCCGCATCGGGGTCGAACTGTCCGAAGAGCTGCAACTGCACCCGGAGCAGTCCACGGACGCCTTCGTCCTGCACCATCCCGACGCCAAGTATTTCAACACCTGA
- a CDS encoding PAC2 family protein, which yields MTGEPRDALPTLRRPILLAAFGGWNDAGDAASAAIEHLSLTWDAAELYEIDPDEYYDYQSSRPVVHQSDGVARRLEWPSTGISYCRIPSAPHDLVLVLGLEPNLRWRAFCREIVDVALALDVELSIVLGSLLADTPHTRPVPISGAAHDADSAKRYGLSKAQYEGPTGITGVLQDAFIQAGVPAVALWASVPHYIGHPPNPKATLALLRRLEDVTGLSIPVGVLPEQAVQWEETISEMMSEDEDMAGYVRELEQREDDDPPPHAPLTEVDGDTLAAEFEKYLRRRSE from the coding sequence GTGACCGGAGAACCGCGCGATGCCCTGCCCACGCTGCGCCGCCCGATCCTGCTGGCGGCCTTCGGCGGGTGGAACGACGCGGGCGACGCCGCGTCCGCGGCGATCGAGCATCTGTCCCTGACCTGGGACGCCGCCGAGCTCTACGAGATCGATCCGGACGAGTATTACGACTACCAGTCGTCCCGGCCGGTCGTTCACCAGTCAGACGGGGTCGCCCGGCGACTCGAGTGGCCGTCCACCGGGATCTCGTACTGCCGGATCCCGTCGGCGCCGCACGACCTCGTTCTGGTGCTCGGCCTCGAGCCGAATCTGCGGTGGCGGGCCTTCTGCCGGGAGATCGTCGACGTGGCGCTGGCCCTCGACGTCGAGCTGTCCATCGTGCTCGGTTCTCTGCTGGCCGACACCCCGCACACCCGCCCAGTGCCGATCAGCGGCGCTGCGCACGATGCCGACTCGGCGAAACGGTACGGCCTGTCGAAGGCGCAGTACGAGGGCCCGACCGGCATCACCGGGGTCCTGCAGGACGCGTTCATCCAGGCCGGGGTGCCCGCAGTCGCGCTCTGGGCCTCCGTGCCGCACTACATAGGGCACCCGCCGAACCCGAAGGCCACGCTCGCGCTGCTGCGCCGACTCGAGGACGTGACCGGGCTCTCGATCCCCGTCGGCGTCCTCCCGGAGCAGGCGGTCCAGTGGGAGGAGACCATCTCCGAGATGATGTCCGAAGACGAAGACATGGCCGGCTACGTGCGCGAGCTGGAGCAGCGCGAGGACGACGATCCCCCGCCGCACGCCCCGCTCACCGAAGTCGACGGCGACACCCTGGCCGCCGAGTTCGAGAAGTACCTGCGCCGCCGGAGCGAGTAG